From the Borrelia puertoricensis genome, one window contains:
- a CDS encoding ABC transporter substrate-binding protein: protein MKKFLILTIILTVISCSPRKTQNTLNVLNWAEYIDEKLLAQFEKENNVKINYECFNNNEEMMAKFNNTKGYYDIIVPSEYLIGELISENKIEKLDYSKLQNVKNNILDRFYNLEHDFDNFYSVPLFWGVMGILYNKTKVDINDMNEFDILFNEKYKQEIAMLDSPKENIGVALKKLGYSFNEHKISIIKQAEELLKKQSPLVIGYFSDIAAKSLILNGESSIQLTWSGEAIDAMLKDPNLDFYVPNSTNIWVDVMVIPSDAPHKELAYKFINFLYENEASYANFKETKYNSPNKNVLHRLQEEAKVNPEINIYLEEKFLPTNFSNHEVFKTVPKEVKEEQMRIYVELSS, encoded by the coding sequence TTGAAAAAATTTTTAATATTAACAATAATTTTGACAGTCATCTCTTGTTCTCCTCGAAAAACACAAAATACTCTTAATGTCCTTAACTGGGCAGAATATATTGACGAAAAATTACTAGCTCAATTTGAAAAAGAAAATAATGTAAAAATCAATTATGAATGTTTCAATAACAATGAAGAAATGATGGCAAAATTTAATAACACAAAAGGTTATTATGACATTATAGTTCCATCAGAATATTTGATTGGAGAATTAATAAGTGAAAACAAAATTGAAAAGTTAGATTATTCAAAACTGCAAAATGTAAAAAATAATATATTAGATAGATTTTATAATCTAGAACATGACTTTGATAATTTCTATTCTGTACCTCTCTTTTGGGGAGTAATGGGAATACTTTATAACAAAACCAAAGTTGATATAAATGACATGAATGAATTTGATATACTATTTAACGAAAAATATAAACAAGAAATTGCAATGTTAGACTCGCCAAAAGAAAATATTGGGGTTGCACTTAAAAAACTTGGCTATTCCTTCAATGAACACAAAATATCCATAATCAAACAAGCCGAAGAACTACTCAAAAAACAATCTCCCTTGGTAATAGGTTATTTTTCAGATATTGCTGCAAAATCTCTAATACTCAATGGTGAATCATCAATCCAACTAACATGGAGCGGAGAAGCAATAGATGCAATGCTTAAAGATCCAAATTTAGACTTTTATGTACCTAATAGTACAAATATCTGGGTTGATGTCATGGTAATTCCATCAGACGCACCTCATAAAGAACTTGCTTATAAATTCATAAACTTTCTTTATGAAAATGAAGCATCTTATGCAAACTTTAAAGAGACAAAATATAATTCACCAAACAAAAATGTATTGCATCGATTACAGGAAGAAGCAAAGGTAAATCCTGAAATAAATATATACTTAGAAGAAAAATTTCTTCCAACAAATTTTTCAAACCACGAAGTATTTAAAACAGTGCCTAAAGAAGTTAAAGAAGAACAAATGAGAATATATGTAGAATTATCATCCTAA
- a CDS encoding ABC transporter permease, whose protein sequence is MLKILKNTFLFLTLGFVYAPILILIIYSFNAGNNGFFFQGFSLKWYKEVFESQQIKIVIYNTLLVAIVSSLISIVIGVLGAYSIYKTKNKKIKTILLSINKIPIINPDIVTGISLMTFFSLIKIQLGFSTMLMSHIIFSTPYIIIIILPKLYSLSENVIDAARDLGASESQIFKNIICPEIIGSVATGGLIAFTLSVDDFLISFFTTGQGFNNLSILINSLTKRGIKPIINAISSILFFVILSLLFIINKCVGIKKLTVDTEI, encoded by the coding sequence ATGCTTAAAATACTAAAAAACACTTTTCTATTCCTGACACTTGGATTCGTTTATGCACCCATATTAATTTTAATAATTTACTCTTTTAATGCAGGAAACAATGGATTTTTTTTTCAAGGATTTAGCCTAAAATGGTATAAGGAAGTCTTTGAATCACAGCAAATAAAAATAGTCATATATAATACTTTATTAGTAGCAATAGTATCATCCTTAATTTCTATTGTAATTGGTGTTCTGGGCGCTTACAGTATTTACAAAACAAAAAACAAAAAAATAAAAACCATCCTGTTATCAATCAATAAAATACCAATAATTAATCCTGACATCGTAACAGGAATTAGTTTAATGACTTTTTTTTCTTTGATAAAAATACAGCTGGGTTTTTCTACAATGCTAATGTCACACATAATCTTCTCAACACCTTACATAATAATAATAATTTTGCCTAAATTATATTCTCTCTCAGAAAACGTTATTGATGCAGCTCGAGATCTTGGAGCATCAGAAAGCCAAATTTTTAAAAACATAATATGTCCAGAAATAATTGGAAGTGTGGCAACAGGAGGTCTCATTGCATTTACATTATCGGTTGATGACTTTTTAATATCATTTTTCACGACAGGCCAAGGGTTTAATAATTTATCAATACTCATAAACTCTTTAACTAAGAGAGGAATAAAGCCCATAATCAATGCCATTTCTTCTATACTATTTTTTGTAATACTTAGCCTTCTATTTATTATAAATAAATGCGTAGGAATCAAAAAATTAACAGTAGATACAGAAATTTAA
- a CDS encoding ABC transporter permease: protein MHRIILVLYTLFLSIFIIFPLVIIIGLGFFNEQNELTFANFIRLLEPSYLRIFSRSINFALITTIFCMLIGYPTAWFISMSKKSVQNMLIIMIILPMWINTLLRTYAWIRILGKNGIINNLLKAMGLETIELLYNEKAVIIGMVYNFLPFMVLPIYTGLSKIKYEYIEAAKDLGARMWQILLYIKLPLTLSYLATGIIMVFIPSITVLIISDLLGGAKQILIGNLIEKQFLFVEDWHTGAAISFIVMIVILIFNLIILKLMQKTT, encoded by the coding sequence ATGCATAGAATAATTCTAGTACTATATACTCTATTCTTATCAATCTTTATTATCTTCCCATTAGTAATAATAATAGGTTTAGGATTTTTCAATGAACAAAATGAACTCACATTTGCAAATTTCATAAGATTATTAGAACCAAGCTACTTAAGAATTTTTTCAAGAAGCATAAACTTTGCCTTAATTACAACCATATTTTGTATGCTAATTGGATATCCCACCGCATGGTTTATTTCCATGTCAAAAAAAAGTGTTCAAAATATGCTCATAATAATGATAATACTCCCTATGTGGATCAATACCTTACTTAGAACTTATGCTTGGATCAGAATATTAGGAAAAAATGGGATTATTAATAATTTGCTTAAAGCCATGGGACTTGAAACTATCGAACTGCTCTACAATGAAAAAGCTGTAATAATCGGTATGGTATATAATTTTTTACCATTTATGGTCTTACCAATATATACAGGACTTTCAAAAATAAAATATGAATATATTGAAGCTGCAAAGGACCTTGGTGCAAGAATGTGGCAAATATTATTATATATCAAGCTACCATTAACATTATCATATCTTGCCACAGGAATAATAATGGTATTCATACCATCAATCACAGTGTTGATCATATCAGATCTATTAGGTGGCGCTAAACAAATTTTAATCGGCAATTTAATTGAAAAACAATTCTTATTCGTAGAAGATTGGCATACTGGCGCTGCTATTTCATTTATTGTAATGATAGTAATATTGATATTCAACTTAATAATACTTAAATTAATGCAAAAAACAACGTAA
- a CDS encoding ABC transporter ATP-binding protein, with protein sequence MNNYILEIKDLSHYYTDNNNKTLDTINLKIKKNEFITLLGPSGCGKTTLIKIIGGFLNQNKGEIHFLSKEISKITPNKREINTVFQNYALFPHMNVFDNISFGLRMKKINKNLIQEKVKAALSLIGMQKYAYRNINELSGGQKQRVAIARAIIMEPKLLLLDEPLSALDLKMRQEMQKELKKIQRKLGITFIYVTHDQEEALTMSDRIVVMNEGIILQIGTPEEIYNEPKTRFVASFIGESNIFEGTYEKKFVVKMFGKDFKCLDKGFKNKEPVDLVIRPEDVKILPKGQGNLSGIITSAVFQGVHYEMTLEIQKSHWLVQSTKLTKVGEEVDISLGPDDIHVMCKE encoded by the coding sequence TTGAATAATTACATCCTAGAGATTAAAGACTTAAGTCATTATTATACTGATAATAATAATAAAACTCTAGACACAATTAATTTAAAAATTAAAAAAAATGAATTTATTACCCTACTTGGTCCATCAGGATGCGGTAAAACAACACTGATAAAAATCATAGGGGGTTTTTTAAATCAAAACAAAGGAGAAATTCATTTCCTATCAAAAGAGATTTCAAAAATTACACCTAATAAAAGAGAAATTAACACTGTATTTCAAAACTATGCTCTCTTCCCACACATGAATGTTTTCGACAATATCTCATTCGGACTTAGGATGAAAAAGATAAACAAAAATTTAATTCAAGAAAAAGTAAAAGCTGCACTTTCCTTAATTGGCATGCAAAAATACGCTTACAGAAATATTAATGAACTATCAGGTGGACAAAAACAAAGAGTCGCAATTGCAAGAGCAATAATTATGGAACCTAAACTTTTATTATTAGATGAACCACTATCAGCTCTTGACTTAAAGATGAGACAAGAAATGCAAAAAGAACTTAAAAAAATACAAAGAAAGCTTGGAATAACATTTATCTATGTCACACACGATCAAGAAGAAGCATTAACAATGAGCGACAGAATAGTAGTAATGAATGAAGGAATAATCCTTCAAATTGGAACACCGGAAGAAATTTATAATGAACCCAAAACAAGATTTGTAGCTAGTTTTATTGGCGAAAGCAATATTTTTGAAGGAACATATGAAAAAAAATTTGTAGTCAAAATGTTTGGTAAAGATTTCAAATGCCTTGACAAAGGGTTTAAAAATAAAGAACCCGTTGACCTTGTAATACGACCAGAAGACGTAAAAATATTACCAAAAGGCCAGGGAAATTTAAGTGGAATAATTACTTCAGCAGTATTCCAGGGTGTACACTACGAAATGACACTAGAAATTCAAAAATCTCATTGGTTAGTTCAAAGCACAAAACTGACAAAAGTTGGTGAAGAAGTTGATATCTCATTAGGTCCTGATGATATTCATGTAATGTGCAAGGAATAA
- the ylqF gene encoding ribosome biogenesis GTPase YlqF, whose amino-acid sequence MSNKINWFPGHMKRALDLIQANLQKTNIVLEILDARAPLSSKNPLTEKIIKNSNRDKIILLNKSDLAQEGEILKWKEYFKILGNNVLITNIYKKGMRKQIIDNITKIANVKKIKTYEEKIKVLIIGVPNVGKSSIINLLVGKKSTSVANKPGHTKNIQILKINERINIFDMPGILWHNFEDQEIAKKLAILDMIKNEIIDNTELALYLLKEMHINNKTKLLNKYNIISTNSIEILEEFAKIRGFINKKHIIDIERASKILIKEYREGKFGKIILDIKRHNNNKYKSFT is encoded by the coding sequence ATGTCAAACAAAATCAACTGGTTCCCTGGTCATATGAAAAGAGCATTAGACTTAATCCAAGCAAATCTTCAAAAAACAAATATTGTATTAGAAATACTTGACGCTAGAGCCCCACTTAGTAGCAAAAATCCACTAACTGAAAAAATAATTAAAAACTCAAATAGGGATAAAATAATACTTTTAAACAAATCAGATCTTGCACAAGAAGGAGAAATTCTGAAATGGAAAGAATATTTTAAAATACTTGGAAATAATGTACTAATCACAAACATATACAAAAAAGGAATGAGAAAACAAATAATAGACAACATAACAAAAATAGCTAATGTGAAAAAAATTAAAACTTACGAAGAAAAAATAAAAGTATTAATAATAGGGGTGCCAAATGTTGGAAAATCATCAATAATTAACCTATTAGTAGGAAAAAAAAGCACAAGTGTTGCAAATAAACCAGGACACACAAAAAATATACAAATATTAAAAATAAATGAAAGAATTAATATCTTTGACATGCCGGGAATCTTATGGCACAACTTCGAAGATCAAGAAATTGCAAAAAAACTTGCAATATTAGACATGATAAAAAATGAAATAATAGATAATACAGAACTAGCACTATATCTACTTAAAGAAATGCACATAAATAACAAAACCAAATTACTAAACAAATATAATATAATATCAACAAATTCAATTGAAATTTTAGAAGAATTTGCAAAAATAAGAGGATTTATAAATAAAAAACATATAATAGACATTGAACGGGCGTCAAAAATATTAATAAAAGAATATAGGGAAGGAAAATTTGGAAAAATTATACTTGACATAAAACGTCATAATAACAATAAATACAAGTCATTTACATAA
- a CDS encoding N-acetylmannosamine-6-phosphate 2-epimerase: MYIIEKIKKGLIVSCQALEGEPLHSSFIMSKMALAAKMGGAVGIRANSVLDIRQIKSEVDLPIIGIVKRVYNGSSVFITPTIKEVDELCSEGVDVIALDATLRERPDGLLLFEFFNKIKQKYPSQLLMADIASLEEAVNADKLGFDFIGTTLHGYTKNTEGCNIADNDFAFLKNLLKCNFKSKLIVEGKIDTPLKAKRSFELGVSLVVVGGAITRPMEITRKFVDKINEVKEIWECL; encoded by the coding sequence TTGTATATCATTGAAAAAATAAAAAAAGGTTTAATTGTATCTTGCCAAGCTCTTGAAGGAGAGCCTTTACATAGTAGTTTTATTATGTCTAAGATGGCCTTAGCAGCAAAAATGGGTGGGGCAGTTGGAATTAGGGCTAATAGTGTTCTAGATATTCGTCAAATCAAATCAGAGGTTGATTTACCCATAATAGGTATTGTTAAGAGAGTTTATAATGGTTCTTCTGTTTTTATTACACCTACTATTAAAGAAGTCGATGAACTTTGTAGTGAAGGAGTTGATGTGATTGCTCTTGATGCTACTCTTAGAGAGCGTCCCGATGGTCTTTTGTTGTTTGAGTTTTTTAATAAGATTAAACAAAAATATCCAAGTCAGCTCTTGATGGCAGATATTGCTTCTTTAGAAGAGGCTGTTAATGCAGATAAACTTGGATTTGATTTTATTGGTACGACTTTACATGGATATACCAAGAATACTGAAGGGTGCAATATTGCAGATAATGATTTTGCCTTTTTAAAAAATTTACTTAAGTGTAATTTCAAATCAAAGTTAATAGTTGAGGGAAAAATTGATACTCCTCTTAAGGCTAAGAGAAGTTTTGAACTTGGGGTTTCTTTAGTTGTTGTAGGTGGCGCTATTACACGGCCTATGGAAATTACAAGAAAATTTGTTGATAAAATAAATGAGGTTAAAGAAATTTGGGAGTGTTTATAA
- a CDS encoding PTS transporter subunit EIIC, whose translation MGKFFENAQKFGRSFMLPIAILPAAGLFLGIGGSLSNPATINSYSFLNVFFLQSVFNIMRTAGAIIFVNLPPIFAIGVAVGLAKSDKGTAGLAAFIGYLVLNSTIGILIDMFGNSKEISKGAVGLILGIRTLETGVFGGIIVGILTYYLHNKLNKIEFPKVLGFFSGSRFIPIIVSFSNILLAVCMFIFWPFMQAGISKMGVLVDATGYVGTLIYGIFLRMLGPFGLHHIFYLPFWTTGLGGSEIINGKLVEGTQNIFFAELASHSTDKFFVGTSRFMSGRFITMMFGLPGAALALYRLAKPNQKTKVFGLLFSSALTSFLTGITEPLEFSFLFVAPVLYVIHAVFDGFAFMFAHILQITIGQTFSGGFIDFILFGILQGNARTNWVLVPLVGVFWFFLYYFSFAFLISKFNYKTPGREDAINYNDTFLSDANVKGNNIASQVIMGLGGGDNIIELDCCATRLRVTVRDSLKVLKKTLDNTGAKGILIKDSGVQVIYGPGVSVLKNEIEEILGN comes from the coding sequence ATGGGAAAATTTTTTGAAAATGCCCAAAAATTTGGACGTTCTTTTATGTTGCCTATTGCTATTCTTCCTGCAGCAGGATTATTTTTGGGTATTGGAGGTTCTTTATCTAATCCGGCAACTATCAACTCATATTCTTTTTTGAATGTGTTTTTTCTTCAGTCAGTGTTTAATATAATGCGTACTGCCGGTGCTATTATTTTTGTTAATTTGCCACCTATATTTGCCATTGGAGTTGCCGTTGGACTTGCAAAATCAGACAAGGGAACAGCAGGACTTGCTGCCTTTATTGGATATCTTGTTTTGAATTCTACTATTGGTATTTTAATTGATATGTTTGGTAACTCTAAAGAGATCTCAAAAGGAGCTGTTGGGTTAATACTTGGAATTAGGACTTTAGAAACAGGTGTTTTTGGAGGAATTATAGTTGGTATTTTAACTTATTATCTTCATAATAAGTTAAATAAAATTGAATTTCCAAAAGTTCTTGGATTTTTTTCAGGTTCTAGATTTATACCAATAATAGTTTCTTTTTCAAATATTCTTCTTGCTGTATGTATGTTTATATTTTGGCCATTCATGCAAGCTGGGATTAGCAAAATGGGTGTATTAGTAGATGCAACAGGATATGTTGGTACCCTTATTTATGGAATTTTTTTACGAATGCTTGGTCCTTTTGGACTGCATCATATATTTTATTTGCCTTTCTGGACAACAGGTCTTGGTGGTTCTGAAATTATTAATGGTAAGTTAGTTGAAGGAACTCAGAATATCTTTTTTGCTGAACTTGCCTCTCATAGTACTGATAAATTTTTTGTTGGAACTAGTCGTTTTATGAGTGGAAGATTTATTACTATGATGTTTGGGTTGCCAGGTGCTGCTCTTGCGCTTTATCGCCTTGCAAAACCAAATCAAAAGACAAAGGTTTTTGGTCTTTTATTTTCATCAGCTTTAACTTCTTTTTTGACAGGAATTACAGAACCCCTTGAGTTTTCTTTTCTCTTTGTAGCACCAGTTCTTTATGTAATTCATGCAGTATTTGATGGTTTTGCATTTATGTTTGCTCATATTTTACAAATCACAATAGGACAGACTTTCTCTGGAGGATTTATTGATTTTATTCTTTTTGGAATTTTACAGGGAAATGCAAGAACAAATTGGGTTTTAGTTCCATTGGTAGGTGTTTTTTGGTTTTTCCTATATTATTTTAGTTTTGCTTTTTTAATATCTAAATTTAACTATAAAACCCCTGGAAGAGAAGATGCTATAAATTATAATGACACATTTCTTTCTGATGCAAATGTCAAGGGAAATAATATTGCATCTCAAGTAATTATGGGGCTTGGGGGTGGTGATAATATTATTGAACTTGATTGTTGTGCTACAAGGCTTAGAGTTACTGTTAGAGATTCTCTTAAAGTTTTAAAAAAGACCTTGGATAATACAGGCGCAAAGGGAATTCTTATTAAAGATAGTGGTGTTCAGGTGATTTATGGTCCTGGTGTTAGTGTGCTTAAGAATGAAATTGAAGAAATTCTTGGTAATTAA
- a CDS encoding alpha/beta hydrolase, with amino-acid sequence MNIKNTIFILIFLLLLIVVGPRIKFRNEFEKTKIPNNLGDIDQYLLSEESKFNLESNTKKEIIWNGDKKRTEYAVIYIHGFGASKNEIYPIPNNITKALNANIFFTRLKGHGINDKNAFKDVKTKDWLRDIDEAIQIGQSIGEKLILIGTSNGGACVIWALKNYPEKIYSAILISPNIYPKDKRTNLIYYPWGRQIAYLITGGYNELEIRQNKRIEHAEVTPFHSPIRQVDSIIAMMGLVKLINNNGFNEIKTPLTIVYSPNDPTVDSPTINKFISEYGGHKKTIPMILVESIHSHVPAGNHSYRSAQNTSYLTKYAVDFIKNIKSK; translated from the coding sequence ATGAATATAAAAAACACAATTTTTATCTTGATATTCTTACTTCTTTTAATAGTAGTAGGACCAAGAATTAAATTTAGAAATGAATTTGAAAAAACCAAAATTCCCAATAATCTTGGAGATATTGATCAATATTTACTAAGTGAAGAATCCAAGTTCAATCTAGAATCAAATACAAAAAAAGAAATCATATGGAACGGGGATAAAAAAAGAACAGAATATGCAGTAATATATATTCATGGATTTGGAGCATCTAAAAATGAGATTTATCCTATACCAAATAACATAACAAAAGCATTAAACGCAAATATATTCTTTACAAGACTCAAAGGACACGGAATTAACGACAAAAACGCATTCAAAGACGTCAAAACCAAAGACTGGTTAAGAGATATTGATGAAGCCATTCAAATTGGACAATCAATAGGGGAAAAATTAATACTCATTGGCACCTCAAATGGTGGCGCTTGTGTTATTTGGGCATTAAAAAACTACCCAGAGAAAATATATTCTGCCATTTTAATATCACCTAATATTTATCCTAAAGACAAAAGAACAAACTTAATTTACTATCCTTGGGGACGTCAAATTGCTTACCTTATAACAGGTGGATATAACGAACTTGAAATAAGACAAAATAAAAGAATAGAACATGCAGAGGTCACACCATTCCATTCACCAATACGACAAGTCGATTCAATAATTGCAATGATGGGTCTTGTTAAATTAATTAATAATAATGGTTTCAATGAAATAAAAACTCCACTAACAATAGTTTATTCCCCAAATGATCCTACAGTAGATTCTCCAACAATAAATAAATTCATAAGTGAATATGGAGGACATAAAAAAACAATACCAATGATCCTTGTTGAAAGCATTCACTCTCATGTTCCTGCAGGAAATCATAGTTACAGAAGTGCTCAAAATACATCTTATTTAACAAAATATGCGGTTGATTTTATTAAAAATATAAAAAGCAAGTGA
- a CDS encoding transcriptional repressor translates to MNNNTIEVHSTLEKVGITNDPILLKSLTTELGMKASHSRNRIILHIASNPKEYFTAKEIYNKLIKEIPSLSKATVYNTLNILKERNILKDIKTTDQKETRFYLSLTSTIAHFKCNKCNQVYPIQLDDIKDILKDKLGEEWKTKSIEIIYSGSCNNCYQQSKKEKSNIDYENN, encoded by the coding sequence ATGAACAACAATACAATAGAGGTACATTCCACTTTAGAAAAAGTCGGAATTACTAATGACCCTATCTTGCTAAAATCATTAACAACAGAGTTGGGCATGAAAGCCTCACATTCAAGAAATAGAATCATTCTACACATTGCCTCAAATCCAAAAGAGTATTTTACAGCAAAAGAGATTTACAATAAATTAATAAAAGAAATACCAAGTTTATCAAAAGCAACAGTGTATAACACATTAAACATCTTAAAAGAACGTAATATTCTTAAAGATATAAAAACAACCGATCAAAAAGAAACAAGATTTTATCTAAGTTTGACTTCTACAATAGCTCACTTTAAATGCAACAAATGCAATCAAGTCTATCCCATCCAACTTGATGACATTAAAGATATTCTGAAAGACAAACTTGGAGAAGAATGGAAAACCAAATCTATTGAAATTATTTACTCAGGCTCATGTAACAATTGTTATCAACAATCTAAAAAAGAAAAATCTAATATTGATTATGAAAATAATTAA
- a CDS encoding histidine kinase, which yields MFRKFRNSRTYIVIISITAFAENKLYSILSNTKYLIENKNLSYKIHWTFPTYFFEILKLNPELNEWFFNRLKNNEDIYIPSTYSGSPHEYMLHDEIHVDLYWALKNPFKSGYKDLFKDNPHTFYVYNMEKLRKRVLELYRKLNFNYIEGIRIAKNNKKYLVFYKNNCQFLSEIKEPETQKQNIDTLIYFHEIKDIYNNQELKNFLLSLKELDANFYSIKIQNLEGKKITTELLEIPEFNSLKEQAIILQFQNKRLKEYQINEISLKEFLVNKNFEYNSTNLEPITSKNIEYNMEGNFTLSHEKYHVKFEEGKLNKIKYKERKAEFLDSCRTYIKILSQKEIIIEPTIESSFSFSNEKIVGIRQYLNFNTKEKSIIDFFLDENLASFFISIKIAWPSVIICNNKSLKLSNTNYLLEYSSLEIPIFEVEKGTNLKITAKYNDFDTYEKIIETKKDIKGYINGTEFLISKGNNQNSNFFISFLNIEKHIIYTINYKIAKRGFKRWFILNIGGSYNTIKAEDLKNYSLTLNLLLLPINNNFDNKIKINSKIKTLLFYPNIKKNENK from the coding sequence ATGTTTAGAAAATTTAGAAATTCAAGAACTTACATTGTTATCATTTCAATAACTGCATTTGCTGAGAATAAATTATATTCCATTTTATCAAACACCAAATATTTAATTGAAAACAAAAATCTCAGTTATAAGATACATTGGACATTTCCAACATATTTTTTTGAAATTTTAAAATTAAATCCAGAATTAAATGAATGGTTCTTTAATAGACTTAAAAATAATGAAGATATTTATATTCCAAGTACATACAGCGGCAGTCCCCATGAATACATGTTACATGATGAAATACACGTAGATCTATACTGGGCTTTAAAAAACCCATTTAAAAGTGGATATAAAGACTTATTTAAGGATAATCCACATACATTTTACGTATACAACATGGAAAAATTAAGAAAGAGAGTACTTGAACTATATAGAAAGCTTAATTTTAACTATATAGAAGGAATAAGAATTGCAAAAAATAATAAAAAGTATTTAGTTTTCTATAAAAATAACTGTCAATTTTTATCAGAAATTAAAGAACCCGAAACACAAAAACAAAATATTGATACGCTTATTTACTTTCATGAAATTAAAGACATCTATAACAATCAAGAATTAAAAAACTTTTTACTATCTTTAAAAGAACTAGATGCAAATTTTTACAGTATTAAAATACAAAATTTAGAAGGCAAAAAAATAACCACAGAGCTTTTAGAAATCCCAGAATTTAATTCATTAAAAGAACAAGCAATAATACTACAATTTCAAAACAAAAGATTAAAAGAATATCAAATAAATGAAATTTCTTTAAAAGAATTTTTAGTTAATAAAAATTTTGAATATAATTCGACCAATCTAGAACCTATTACAAGTAAAAATATTGAATATAACATGGAAGGCAATTTTACACTATCGCATGAAAAATACCATGTAAAGTTTGAAGAAGGCAAACTAAATAAAATCAAATATAAAGAGAGAAAAGCTGAATTTTTAGATTCTTGCAGAACTTACATTAAGATCTTATCACAAAAAGAGATAATTATAGAACCAACTATTGAAAGTTCATTTTCATTTTCAAATGAAAAAATTGTAGGAATTAGGCAATATTTAAATTTCAATACAAAAGAAAAATCAATAATTGATTTCTTCCTAGACGAAAACCTTGCAAGCTTTTTTATATCGATTAAAATAGCATGGCCTTCTGTTATAATTTGTAATAATAAAAGCCTAAAGCTCAGTAACACAAATTATTTACTTGAATATTCAAGTCTAGAGATACCCATTTTTGAAGTTGAGAAAGGAACAAACTTAAAAATTACTGCAAAATACAATGACTTTGATACTTATGAAAAAATCATTGAAACAAAAAAAGACATAAAAGGATACATTAATGGCACAGAATTCTTAATATCTAAAGGAAACAATCAAAACAGTAATTTTTTCATAAGTTTTTTAAATATTGAAAAACATATTATATACACGATTAATTATAAAATCGCAAAAAGAGGTTTTAAGAGATGGTTTATCTTAAATATAGGAGGATCTTACAATACAATAAAAGCTGAAGATTTAAAAAATTATTCTTTGACTTTAAATTTGCTATTACTCCCAATTAATAACAATTTCGATAATAAAATCAAGATAAACTCAAAAATAAAAACCTTACTTTTTTACCCAAATATAAAAAAAAATGAAAATAAATAG